The nucleotide window ACATCACCGCCGAGAAGCCGGAGCGTTCGCTGACGACGGAATTGCGCAAAAGCGGCGGTCGTAACAACACGGGACGTATCACCATGCGGCACATCGGCGGGGGACATAGAAGGACTTATCGCATCATTGATTTTCGCCGTAACAAACTGGGGATTCCCGGCAAGGTGGCCACAGTGGAGTACGATCCCAACCGCAACGCGCGCATCGCACTCGTCAACTACGTCGATGGGGAGAAGCGCTACATTCTCCTTCCCAAAGGTCTCAAGGTGGGGGACACAATTGTCGCGGGGCCAGAAGCGGATATCACTCCAGGTAACGCCTTGAAGCTCAAGGATATCCCCGTGGGGACCGTCGTCCATAACCTCGAACTGGAGCCTGGCCGGGGAGGCAAGTTGGTGCGCGCGGCGGGGACCTCGGCGCAGCTCATGGCGAAAGAGGGCAAATACGCTTACCTGCGTATGCCCAGCGGAGAGCTTCGCCTGATTTTGCAGGAGTGCATGGCCACGGTGGGTCAGATCGGAAACGAAGACCACGAAAACATTTCCCTGGGCAAGGCCGGCAAGAACCGTTACCTGGGGCGCCGCTCCACAGTGAGGGGCATGGTCATGAATCCCGTGGACCATCCTATGGGCGGTGGCGAAGGCAAAAGCAAGGGCAACAAGCATCCTCTTTCCCCTTGGGGCACGCCGGCCAAAGGTTTTCGGACGCGCAAGAAAAAGCCTTCCGATAGGCTGATCGTTCGCCGCCGTTACGACAAGTAGACGCGAGGAGGGACTTTATTCAATGGCTCGTTCCGCAAAGAAAGGACCCTATGTAGAGCAGCGTCTCTTGGGCAGGGTCGAGGAAATGAACACGTCGGGAAACAAAAAGGTCTTGAGGACCTGGTCGCGCCGTTCAACCGTGGTGCCTCAAATGATTGGACACACCATCGCCGTTCACAATGGGCGCATACACCTTCCGGTGTACATCAGCGAGAACATGGTGGGACATAAATTGGGAGAATTCGCCCAAACCCGTAAGTTCGGGCGCCATGCGGGACAAGAGCGTTCCACCAAGGGAAAGTGAAGGGGTGGGACAAATGGAGGCTGTCGTTAAAAATACAGCAAAAGCTATGGTCCGTCAAGTAAGGGTTTCTCCGTTCAAAGTGCGGCAGATTCTCGCCCTTATTCGAGGAAAAAAAGCGGGAGAGGCAATGACAATTTTACATTTTAGCCCTCAGAAAGCGGCGCGTATCGTGTTCAAGGTTTTACAGAGCGCGGTAGCGAACGCGGAACATAATTACGGGATGGATACGGACAAGTTGCACGTTCTGACGGCTTACGCCGACCAGGGGCCCTCTATGAAGCGTTTTCGCCCCGCTTCTATGGGAAGGGCGCATCCCTACGTACACCGCACATCCCATGTGACCGTCACGGTCGCGGAACGTTAAGGAGGGGTCTGACTCGTGGGACAAAAAGTTCATCCCGTTGGGTATAGATTAGGAATCACGACGGAGTGGGAGTCCAAATGGTACGCAAGCCCTAAGGACTACGCTAAGAAATTGCACGAAGACCTTAAACTTCGCGCGTGGATTATGAAGAAATGGGAAGGAGCCGGCATTCCCCGCGTGGAAATCGAGCGGGTGGGCCACGTGGTTCGTTTCACCATTTGGACGGCGCGCCCTGGCGTCGTCATTGGACGGGGCGGCACCGAGATCCAGGTCATCAAAGACGAGCTTCAGCAGCTCACCGGCGGTAAGGTCATGGTCAATGTGCAAGAGATCAAAAACCCCGACGTAGTGGCGCAGTTGGTGGCGGAAAACATCGCCTCATCCCTGGAGCGGCGTGTTTCCTTTCGCCGCGCGATGAAGCAGGCCATTTTCCGCGCGACGAAGGCCGGAGCCAAGGGCATCAAGGCCCAAGTAGCCGGACGCCTGGGCGGCGCAGAAATCGCGCGGACCGAGTGGTACAACGAGGGCCGTCTGCCGCTTTCCACCATTCGGGCGGACATTGATTACGGTTTTGCCGAGGCCATTACCCTATACGGTGTCATCGGCTGCAAGATCTGGATATATCGCGACAGGGAGAACGAACGGCCTGTGCAGCAGCGTTCAAAGCGAGACAGAGACCGAGAGAGACCAAGGGGGTAGGTTAATTATGCTTATGCCCAGCAGGGTCAAATACAGGAAATCACATCGGAGCCCTCTCCGAGGTATCTCCAAGGGGGGCGTTACGGTGGCTTTCGGAGAATGGGGGCTTCAAGCGGAGGAAAACGCTTGGATAACCGCGCGTCAGATCGAGGCCACCCGCGTGGCGATTTCGCGAAAGATGAAAAAAGGCGGAAAGATCTGGATTCGCATTTTCCCCGACAGACCCTATACCAAAAAGCCCTTGGAAACGCGTATGGGCAAGGGAAAAGGAGCCCCGGAGTTCTGGGTGGCCGCCGTGAAACGAGGCCGCGTAATGTTCGAGGTCGCCGGAGTTTCCAAAGACGTAGTGGAACAAGCTTTTCGCACTGCTTCCCACAAGCTGCCGATCAAGGTAAAGATTGTGGCAAGAGAGGGTATGGGTGGTGAACAATAATGGATGCGACGAAACTTCGGGAGCTTGGACTGGACGAACTTCAGGAACAGTATCGCCATTATAAAGAAGAGCTTTTTAATCTGCGTTTTCAGAACGCCACAGGACAGTTGAAGAATACGAGCCGCATTAGGGACGTCCGGAAAATAATCGCCAGAGTGTTGACCATCGCCGGTGAGAAGACGCGCGCGATGGAAGGCTCGTCCGGTAGGAGGTAGACGTTATGGAAGCCGCAGCGGAAGCAAAAGAGAACAACGGGCTTTCTCATAGAAAGGTTCGCGTTGGGGTTGTGGTCAGCGACAAAATGAACAAGACGGTGGTGGTCAAGGTTAGCCGCCACGCCGAGCATCCCCTTTACGGCAAACGCATCATCAAGTCGAAAAAATATGTGGCCCACGACGAGGAGAATGTCTGCCGAATCGGGGATCAGATCCGGATCCGGGAAACGCGCCCTTTGAGCAAAACGAAAAGATGGGAACTGGTGGAGATCGTGCGGAAGGCCCCGGTTTTCGATTCTGAGACGCCTGGGGAGGAGTAGCCCATGATCCAGTTGACGACAGTCTTGAATGTGGCTGATAACTCCGGAGCCAGAAAACTTTTTTGTATACAGGTCATGGGGGGCAGCAAGCGCAAGTGGGGCACGATCGGGGATGTTATTGTTGCCTCCGTTCGGGAGGCTATCCCTAACAGTAACATCGCCAAAGGTTCCGTCGTAAAGGCCGTCATTGTCCGCACCAAAAAAGAGATACGGCGTCAGGATGGGTCCTACGTACGTTTCGACGACAACGCGGCGGTCATCATCGACAACAACGGGGAGCCCAAGGGGACGAGAATTTTTGGGCCCGTGGGGCGTGAGTTGCGCGCCAAAAAGTACATGCGCATCCTTTCCCTCGCGCCCGAAGTGGTCTAGGAGGCTGGGTCGGTTATGTCTATGAGAATAAAGAAAAACGACCGGGTCCGCGTCATATCCGGCAAGTACAAAGGCAAAGAAGGCAAGATTCTGCGTCATATCCCCACGAAGGACATGATCGTCGTGGAGGGGGTCAACGTGGTTTCCCGCCATCTGAAGCCGAGTCAAAAAAACCCCCAGGCGGGCATTATCCAGAAAGAAGCGCCCATTTACGCCTCGAAGGTGATGCTGGTGTGCCCTCAGTGCGGCAAGGCCACGCGGGTTGGATGCTCTTTCATGGAGAGCGGGAAAAAGGTTCGCGTTTGCAGAAAATGCAACGAAATCATCGACCGGACCTAAACCGGGCCTAGAGGGAGGAAAGGTTAATGACGCCGCGTGTTCTAGAAAAATACAAAACGGAGATTTGCCCCGCGCTCATGAAGGAGTTCGGGTACAAAAACGTGATGCAATTGCCTCGCGTCCAGAAAATTGTCGTGAATATCGGCGTGGGCGATGCGAAGCTCGATATCAAGTTTATGGATGTGGCCATCGCTGAGTTGCGCGCCATTACCGGGCAGCAGCCGCTTTTGAAGCGGGCGAAGAAGTCTGTGGCCGGTTTCAAAGTGCGGGAGGGGATGCCCGTCGCCTGCGCCGTTACTCTTCGAGGGACGCGCATGTGGGAGTTTCTCGACCGATTGATCTCCTTGGCTCTGCCCAGTATCAAGGATTTTCAGGGAGTTTCAAAACGCGGGTTCGACGGACGGGGAAATTACAACCTAGGGCTGAGAGAACAGCTCATTTTCCCGGAAATCAACTACGACAAGGTGATCCGTTCCCGCGGGATGAACGTGTCCATTGTGACGACAGCAAAAAGCGACGAGGAAGCCCACGCGCTCCTCAAGGGTATGGGAATGCCCTTCAATCGCTAGATATTTAGTGAAAAGCGGTTCTTTAAGTCAGTGCTGGAGATCGGTTGATTGAATCGATCATCAATATTATTAATATTATTAATATTATCAATATCGTCAATGAGGGGGAACAGCGAAGGATGGCAAGGAAAGCGATGAGACATAAGGCGACCCTGACCCCGAAGTTCCAGGTACGGCAACATAACCGTTGCCCGCTGTGCGGTAGGGTTCACGCTTATATGCGCGTCTTCGACATGTGCCGTTGCTGCTTCCGCAAGCTGGCTCGCGAGGGCAAGATACCCGGCGTCGTGAAGTCTAGCTGGTAGGGAGGCAGAGGGATGTACATCAATGATCCGATCGCGGATATGCTCACGAGAGTGCGCAACGCGAATATGATATACAGCGAAAGCGTGGATATCCCCACGAGCAAGATCAAGCTGGCCATTGCCAGGATCTTGAAAGAAGAGGGATATATCAAGAACTTCAAGACGATCAACGACCCGAAGAAACCCTACGCGTCGATCCGTGTCTTTTTGTCCTACGGCTCGGAACGCGAGCGCGTCATTCAAGGACTCCGGAGGATCAGCAAGCCGGGACGGAGGATCTACGTGGGTAAGGCCAAACTTCCTTTGGTAATGGGAGGCTTAGGTTTGGTGGTCGTTTCCACATCCCAGGGCCTGAAGACAGGGGCGGAAGCCTCGAAGCTGGGTCTGGGCGGCGAAGTGCTCTGTTACGTTTGGTGAGAAAGGGGACTCTAGGATGTCTCGTATAGGACGGAAGGCCATCCCGATCCCCAAGGGAACCAGCGTGACGGTCAAAAGGGATGAAATCGGGGATAAAATCGTGGTAATGGGCACGAAAGGAGAACTCGACACTCCTCTCATGCCGGGCATCAATGTGAGCGTCGAGCAGGACAAGGTGACCGTGAGCCGAGAGAACGACGAAAAACAGACCTGCGCGTGGCACGGTATGACGCGGGCTTTGATCGCCAACATGGTGACGGGCGTGACCGAGGGTTTCCAAAAAACCCTCGAAATTGTGGGGGTGGGCTGGCGCGCCCAAATGCAGGGTAAAAAACTGGTGTTGAGCTTAGGCTATTCCCACCCCGTGGAGTACGAAGCGCCCAAGGGGATCGAGATCGTGGTGGAAAACCCCATCAAGTTCGTCGTAAAAGGCATCGACAAACAGGTTGTCGGGGAGACTTGCGCGATCATTCGCGGCTACCGCCCACCGGAACCTTACCACGGCAAGGGGATTCGTTACTCGAACGAAAACGTGGTTCGCAAGGCCGGCAAGACCGGCGCGAAGTAATGGGACCGAGGTGGAATAGATGAAGAAGAGGAGCAGAAACGACATGCGCGTCGTGCGTCACGACCGCTTGCGCCGGACTCTCGCCGGAACCGCGGCGATTCCCAGAATGGCCGTTTATCACAGCTTGAGCCATATTTACGTGCAAATTATCGACGACGACAAGGGACATACCTTGGCGGCGGTTTCGACGCTGGAGACACCCGTGAGGGAATCCGTGAAAGGCACCTGCAACGTGGAGGCGGCCAAAATGATCGGGAAATTAGCGGCGGAACGGGCTCAGGCGAAGGGCATAGAGGCTGTGGTCTTTGACCGCGGTGGGCACATGTACCACGGAAAGGTCAAGGCTTTGGCGGACGCGGCTCGTGAAGCCGGCCTCAAGTTCTAGTTAGAGGAGAAAACGCGGATCATGCTCAAAAAAAGAATAGATGCTAAGAATCTGGAATTGAAAGAACGCGTTGTCGCCATCAACCGTGTGAGCAAAGTCGTCAAGGGAGGCAAACGTTTCAAATTCGCGGTCCTTGTCGTGGTCGGCGACGGCGAGCGCTACGTTGGCGTCGCTATCGGCAAGGCAAAGGAGATCTCCGAAGCCGTGCGCAAGGGCATCGATAAGGCGAGCAAAGACCTCGTGGAGCTGAAGCGCATGGGCGACACCGTACCCCACCCCATTCAAGGGGAGTTCGGAGCCGCCAGAGTTCTCTTGAAGCCGGCTCCCGCTGGAACGGGAGTTATCGCGGGCGGCGTCGTGCGCGCCATCATGGAACTCGGCGGAGTGAAAGACGTGGTGACGAAGGTGGTGGGGCGCACTTCAAACGCTATCAATGTAGCTTGGGCCACGTTGGAGGCCTTGAGAGAGAGCCGGACGGTGGACGAGATTTTCAAACTTCGCGGCAAAAAAGCTCCTGAGCGGAGCGCGGCCGTGACGGGGTAGGAGGAACTTAATGGCTAAGGTCAGGGTAAAGTGGGTCAAAAGCGCCATCGGTTTTTCTTCGCGCCAGAAGAGGACCATTGAGGCGTTAGGTTTTAAGAAATTACAATCTGTGGTGGTCCACGAGGACACACCTCAGATCCGTGGCATGATAGAAAAAGTCCGTCATCTGGTTGACTGGACAAACGAGAACTAAGGGGTGAAAAAAAAATGAACCTTCACGATCTTAGTCCTGCCCCGGGATCCAGGCGCGTAACGAAGCGGTTGGGGCAGGGAATAGGCAGCGGAACGGGTAAAACTTCAGGCAAGGGTAACAAAGGGCATAAATCCCGGACGGGCGGCGGCGTTCGCCCCGGTTTCGAGGGAGGCCAGATGCCTCTCGTCAGAAGAGTGCCCAAGCGCGGTTTCAATAACGCGCGTTTTGCCCAAGAATATCAAGTCGTCAATCTGGAATCACTGTCCAAAAAATTCGACGGGGGGGAGGTGTCCGCCACGGAACTCCATCGGGCGGGCCTTGTCCGTTCTCTTACCCAGCCAGTGAAACTTCTCGCGAAGGGCACGGTGGAGAAAGCGTTTACCATAAAGGTGAACGCGGTCAGTCAGAACGCGCGGGAAAAAATAGAAGCGGCGGGCGGGAAAGTCGAGGTGGTCTGAGGTGCTCGGGTCCTTCGGCGATATTTTCAAGCTGCCTGAACTGAAGAGGCGGATACTTTTCACATTGGGTGTCCTGTTCATCTTTCGCGTGGGCGCTCATATCCCCACGCCGGGCATCAACATCGAAGTGATGTCCAACTTTTTCAACGAGAGCAGCGGTGGCTTTCTGGGCTTTCTGAACATGTTTTCAGGAGGCGCCCTGGGGCGTCTGAGTATTTTCTCACTGGGCGTCGCGCCTTATATCAACTCCAGTATCGTGATGCAGCTTCTGGTCGTTATTTTTCCGACGCTGGAAAAAATGCAGAAGGACAACGAGGAAGGCCGGAAAAAGATTATCCAGTGGACCCGCTACGGGGCTATTCCCTTCGCAGTTGTTCAAGCCGTGGGGTTGACGACGTGGCTGGGGAGCTTCAATCCGCCTATTTTTTCGGGCTCCTTTTTCGATTCGATCGTAGTGGTGCTCACCATCACGACGGGTTCCGTGGCTGTGATGTGGATGGGCGAGGAGCTTTCCGACCACGGAATCGGCAACGGCATTTCCCTTTTGATTTTTGCGGGTATCGTGGCGCGCATTCCCGACGCTATCCTCCAGACGGGGGCGCTCCTGCGCGCTGGGTCTGTGAATATTCTCGTGATCCTGCTCTCCTTGCTCCTGATGACGCTGGTAGTCGCGGGTTGCATCGTGCTCCAGGAGGGCCAGAGACGCCTACCGGTCCAGTACGCCAAACGGGTAGTGGGAAACAAAATCTACGGGGGACAGAGCACGTTTATTCCGCTGAAGGTGAATCAGTCGGGCGTCATCCCCATTATCTTCGCGTCGTCGATTCTTATTTTCCCGTCCACGCTAGCCGGCTTTTTCAGCGATAGCGGTGTTGGGCGCTTTATTCAGGAGCTTTTCACTCATGGAAGCGTCTTTTACACGATGTGCTACGTTCTCCTGATCGTTTTTTTCTCTTACTTCTACACGGCAGTTGTCTTCAACCCCAACGAAATCGCCAATAACATGAAAAAATACGGCGGCTTCGTTCTGGGGATTCGGCCGGGACAGCCCACGGCGGATTACATCACCAAGGTGATGGAGCGTATTACATTGGGTGGCGCGATTTTTCTGGCGGTCGTGGCTCTGGTCCCGGACCTCATGTCAGGGCTGATGCGGGCGAACGCCTTTTATTTCGGCGGGACTGCTGTTTTGATCGTGGTCGGCGTCGCTCTCGATACGGTGCACCAGATCGAAGCCCAGTTGTTGATGCGGCACTACGACGGCATCTTGAAGAAGTCGAGAGGCAAGGCCGGAAGCCTGCTCCATGTGTGATGGGCTTGCTTATGATGAGCTGCTTATGATGAGCTAAGGAGGAATAAGACCGTGCGGTTTATTCTTTTGGGCGCGCCGGGGTCGGGTAAGGGTACTCAGGCGGATTTACTAAAGAAACGATACGGTTGTGCCCACATCTCAACGGGCGACATCTTGAGGCTGAATTTGAAGGACGAGACCGAGCTGGGTCTTCGAGCCAGGGACTTCATGCAAAAGGGAGAACTGGTTCCTGACGAATTGGTGATCGAGATGGTGGAGAAGAGGCTTCAGGAGGCCGACGCCGCGGAAAGCTTTCTCATGGATGGCTTTCCCCGCACGCTGTCTCAGGCAGAGGCTTTCGGGAAAATTTTAGAGAAAATGGGCCAGTCTTTAGACATGGCGCTACTCCTGAAAATCGATGAGGAATCTCTGGTTCGGCGCCTGATCAATCGCAGAACCTGCCGTTCCTGCGGTAAGATTTGGAACCTTTTGGCGATGCCTTCCGAGACGAAGACTTGCCCGGAGTGCGAAGGCGAGCTTTACCAAAGGGATGACGATGCGGAATCCGTGATTCGCAGGCGCTTGGAGGTCTATCGCGCTCAAACGACGCCTCTAGTGTCCTGGTACGAAAAGGCGGGGAAGCTGCGGATCGTGAACGCCGAAGGATCCGCTCAGGAGATCTTTGAGAGTATGCAGGTGGTTTTGGGCCGATGATACATCTCAAGACGAAAGAAGAAATCGCCCTGATGCGCAACGCGGGCAAGGTGGTCGCCGACATCCTTGATGCCCTGAGAGAGATAGTGCGACCGGGGATCTCCACGGCGGAACTGGACCGTGTGGCGGAGCAATACATACAAGAAAGCGGGGGAAAGGCGTCGTTCAAAGGTTATCGTCCTTTCCACGCGGAGATTCCTTACCCGAGCGCTATCTGCGCGTCCGTCAATGAAGAGATTGTTCATGGCATTCCCAGTGACGGACGGATTCTACAGGAAGGGGATATCGTCAGCGTGGATGTGGGGGTCTATCTCCAGGGTTACCATGGAGACGCAGCCTGTACCTACCCCGTGGGCGCCTTGACCCCTATTCGGAAGAAACTTCTGGATGTCACCGAGAAATCTCTAGAACTTGCCCTGGACGCGATCAAAGCGGGCAACACCGTGGGCGACGTGGGGTATGCTGTGGAAAGCTACGTTTTGGGCCAAGGCTTCGGTGTCGTCCGCGATTTTACAGGACACGGAGTGGGCAAACAGTTGCATGAGGCGCCTCAGGTGCCCAATTTTGGAAAGCCGAGAAGGGGCGTCACTTTGCAACGGGGAATGACCTTGGCTATAGAACCCATGGTCGTGATCGGAAAGGAACAAATCAAGATCGGACCAAACAAATGGGTTGTCGTTACCGCTGATGGTTCCGACGCGGCGCATTTCGAGAGGTCTGTCGTCGTTACGGACGAGGGCCACGATCTCCTGACCCCATGGATAAGCCATTAAATGACTATCAGGTGGGGCGGGTCGTTATCTCCAAGAGGGGCAAAGATGTCGGGCGTCTATACGTGATTGTGGGGGTTCTCGATGGGGGGCGGTTGGCCCTGGCCGACGCGAAGGGATTCAACGTTCGTCGCCCCAAGTCGAAAAATCCCAAGCATGTCCAGTGGACGTCACGCGTCGTCACCGAGGTCGCGGCCTCGGTCGAAGCGGGAAAAAACATCGATCATGGAGATTTCTGTCGTTTTTTAGTCTCTGTGAAAAAAAACCAGAATTTAGAAAGAGCCCCGAAGGCGGAGGGTGTCTTGGATGAAAGTCTTACAAGATAAAAGTCTTAGATGAAAGTCTTATAAGATGAAAGTCTTGGATAGCGTTAACGAGCACAAGTCGGAACAGAGAGGCAGGGTGGCGAATGGCGAATAAAGAAGCTGGAGGCAAGGAAGAAGTCATCGAAGCTAAGGGAATAGTGGCGGAACCCCTCCCCAACGCCATGTTTCGTGTGGAGTTGGAAAACGGTCATAAGCTCCTGGCACATGTGTCGGGTAAAATGCGGATGCATTTCATTCGAATACTTCCGGGCGACAGGGTATTGGTCGAGATTTCTCCTTACGATCTCACGCGGGGAAGGATTATTTATCGTTATAAATAAGTTATAAATAAGAGGGCGCGTGCCACGACCGTGACATAAACGCTACAGTCAATTTAAAAAGTTACGCCGTGAATTTCACGCTGTCAGCCTACGGTGTCAGTTTGTGGAGAGGGAAGCTCTGGCCGTCGTCGTAAGATCGTAAGATGGTGGTGAAACTGGCCTCTGTGAAGCGGGAAGTCAGCTTTGAATCTGTTGAGATAGATTTGAGTAGGTATGATGGATTTGAGTAGGTATGATGGAACGGAGTTGCCCTTAAGGTTGAAATAAAGAGCCGAATAAAAGTTTTTCTGAATAAGAGTTTTTCTGAGGAGTGTGTGCTATGAAGGTAAAACCATCGGTG belongs to Synergistaceae bacterium and includes:
- the rplB gene encoding 50S ribosomal protein L2, coding for MSIKQFKPYTPGRRQMTIQGREDITAEKPERSLTTELRKSGGRNNTGRITMRHIGGGHRRTYRIIDFRRNKLGIPGKVATVEYDPNRNARIALVNYVDGEKRYILLPKGLKVGDTIVAGPEADITPGNALKLKDIPVGTVVHNLELEPGRGGKLVRAAGTSAQLMAKEGKYAYLRMPSGELRLILQECMATVGQIGNEDHENISLGKAGKNRYLGRRSTVRGMVMNPVDHPMGGGEGKSKGNKHPLSPWGTPAKGFRTRKKKPSDRLIVRRRYDK
- the rpsS gene encoding 30S ribosomal protein S19, which encodes MARSAKKGPYVEQRLLGRVEEMNTSGNKKVLRTWSRRSTVVPQMIGHTIAVHNGRIHLPVYISENMVGHKLGEFAQTRKFGRHAGQERSTKGK
- the rplV gene encoding 50S ribosomal protein L22, which gives rise to MEAVVKNTAKAMVRQVRVSPFKVRQILALIRGKKAGEAMTILHFSPQKAARIVFKVLQSAVANAEHNYGMDTDKLHVLTAYADQGPSMKRFRPASMGRAHPYVHRTSHVTVTVAER
- the rpsC gene encoding 30S ribosomal protein S3 → MGQKVHPVGYRLGITTEWESKWYASPKDYAKKLHEDLKLRAWIMKKWEGAGIPRVEIERVGHVVRFTIWTARPGVVIGRGGTEIQVIKDELQQLTGGKVMVNVQEIKNPDVVAQLVAENIASSLERRVSFRRAMKQAIFRATKAGAKGIKAQVAGRLGGAEIARTEWYNEGRLPLSTIRADIDYGFAEAITLYGVIGCKIWIYRDRENERPVQQRSKRDRDRERPRG
- the rplP gene encoding 50S ribosomal protein L16 translates to MLMPSRVKYRKSHRSPLRGISKGGVTVAFGEWGLQAEENAWITARQIEATRVAISRKMKKGGKIWIRIFPDRPYTKKPLETRMGKGKGAPEFWVAAVKRGRVMFEVAGVSKDVVEQAFRTASHKLPIKVKIVAREGMGGEQ
- the rpmC gene encoding 50S ribosomal protein L29, with the protein product MDATKLRELGLDELQEQYRHYKEELFNLRFQNATGQLKNTSRIRDVRKIIARVLTIAGEKTRAMEGSSGRR
- the rpsQ gene encoding 30S ribosomal protein S17; the protein is MEAAAEAKENNGLSHRKVRVGVVVSDKMNKTVVVKVSRHAEHPLYGKRIIKSKKYVAHDEENVCRIGDQIRIRETRPLSKTKRWELVEIVRKAPVFDSETPGEE
- the rplN gene encoding 50S ribosomal protein L14, with the protein product MIQLTTVLNVADNSGARKLFCIQVMGGSKRKWGTIGDVIVASVREAIPNSNIAKGSVVKAVIVRTKKEIRRQDGSYVRFDDNAAVIIDNNGEPKGTRIFGPVGRELRAKKYMRILSLAPEVV
- the rplX gene encoding 50S ribosomal protein L24: MSMRIKKNDRVRVISGKYKGKEGKILRHIPTKDMIVVEGVNVVSRHLKPSQKNPQAGIIQKEAPIYASKVMLVCPQCGKATRVGCSFMESGKKVRVCRKCNEIIDRT
- the rplE gene encoding 50S ribosomal protein L5, translating into MTPRVLEKYKTEICPALMKEFGYKNVMQLPRVQKIVVNIGVGDAKLDIKFMDVAIAELRAITGQQPLLKRAKKSVAGFKVREGMPVACAVTLRGTRMWEFLDRLISLALPSIKDFQGVSKRGFDGRGNYNLGLREQLIFPEINYDKVIRSRGMNVSIVTTAKSDEEAHALLKGMGMPFNR
- a CDS encoding type Z 30S ribosomal protein S14 is translated as MARKAMRHKATLTPKFQVRQHNRCPLCGRVHAYMRVFDMCRCCFRKLAREGKIPGVVKSSW
- the rpsH gene encoding 30S ribosomal protein S8; translated protein: MYINDPIADMLTRVRNANMIYSESVDIPTSKIKLAIARILKEEGYIKNFKTINDPKKPYASIRVFLSYGSERERVIQGLRRISKPGRRIYVGKAKLPLVMGGLGLVVVSTSQGLKTGAEASKLGLGGEVLCYVW
- the rplF gene encoding 50S ribosomal protein L6, which gives rise to MSRIGRKAIPIPKGTSVTVKRDEIGDKIVVMGTKGELDTPLMPGINVSVEQDKVTVSRENDEKQTCAWHGMTRALIANMVTGVTEGFQKTLEIVGVGWRAQMQGKKLVLSLGYSHPVEYEAPKGIEIVVENPIKFVVKGIDKQVVGETCAIIRGYRPPEPYHGKGIRYSNENVVRKAGKTGAK
- the rplR gene encoding 50S ribosomal protein L18, coding for MKKRSRNDMRVVRHDRLRRTLAGTAAIPRMAVYHSLSHIYVQIIDDDKGHTLAAVSTLETPVRESVKGTCNVEAAKMIGKLAAERAQAKGIEAVVFDRGGHMYHGKVKALADAAREAGLKF
- the rpsE gene encoding 30S ribosomal protein S5, which translates into the protein MLKKRIDAKNLELKERVVAINRVSKVVKGGKRFKFAVLVVVGDGERYVGVAIGKAKEISEAVRKGIDKASKDLVELKRMGDTVPHPIQGEFGAARVLLKPAPAGTGVIAGGVVRAIMELGGVKDVVTKVVGRTSNAINVAWATLEALRESRTVDEIFKLRGKKAPERSAAVTG
- the rpmD gene encoding 50S ribosomal protein L30, coding for MAKVRVKWVKSAIGFSSRQKRTIEALGFKKLQSVVVHEDTPQIRGMIEKVRHLVDWTNEN
- the rplO gene encoding 50S ribosomal protein L15, with the translated sequence MNLHDLSPAPGSRRVTKRLGQGIGSGTGKTSGKGNKGHKSRTGGGVRPGFEGGQMPLVRRVPKRGFNNARFAQEYQVVNLESLSKKFDGGEVSATELHRAGLVRSLTQPVKLLAKGTVEKAFTIKVNAVSQNAREKIEAAGGKVEVV
- the secY gene encoding preprotein translocase subunit SecY, which encodes MLGSFGDIFKLPELKRRILFTLGVLFIFRVGAHIPTPGINIEVMSNFFNESSGGFLGFLNMFSGGALGRLSIFSLGVAPYINSSIVMQLLVVIFPTLEKMQKDNEEGRKKIIQWTRYGAIPFAVVQAVGLTTWLGSFNPPIFSGSFFDSIVVVLTITTGSVAVMWMGEELSDHGIGNGISLLIFAGIVARIPDAILQTGALLRAGSVNILVILLSLLLMTLVVAGCIVLQEGQRRLPVQYAKRVVGNKIYGGQSTFIPLKVNQSGVIPIIFASSILIFPSTLAGFFSDSGVGRFIQELFTHGSVFYTMCYVLLIVFFSYFYTAVVFNPNEIANNMKKYGGFVLGIRPGQPTADYITKVMERITLGGAIFLAVVALVPDLMSGLMRANAFYFGGTAVLIVVGVALDTVHQIEAQLLMRHYDGILKKSRGKAGSLLHV
- a CDS encoding adenylate kinase, giving the protein MRFILLGAPGSGKGTQADLLKKRYGCAHISTGDILRLNLKDETELGLRARDFMQKGELVPDELVIEMVEKRLQEADAAESFLMDGFPRTLSQAEAFGKILEKMGQSLDMALLLKIDEESLVRRLINRRTCRSCGKIWNLLAMPSETKTCPECEGELYQRDDDAESVIRRRLEVYRAQTTPLVSWYEKAGKLRIVNAEGSAQEIFESMQVVLGR
- the map gene encoding type I methionyl aminopeptidase translates to MIHLKTKEEIALMRNAGKVVADILDALREIVRPGISTAELDRVAEQYIQESGGKASFKGYRPFHAEIPYPSAICASVNEEIVHGIPSDGRILQEGDIVSVDVGVYLQGYHGDAACTYPVGALTPIRKKLLDVTEKSLELALDAIKAGNTVGDVGYAVESYVLGQGFGVVRDFTGHGVGKQLHEAPQVPNFGKPRRGVTLQRGMTLAIEPMVVIGKEQIKIGPNKWVVVTADGSDAAHFERSVVVTDEGHDLLTPWISH
- a CDS encoding KOW domain-containing RNA-binding protein — translated: MDKPLNDYQVGRVVISKRGKDVGRLYVIVGVLDGGRLALADAKGFNVRRPKSKNPKHVQWTSRVVTEVAASVEAGKNIDHGDFCRFLVSVKKNQNLERAPKAEGVLDESLTR
- the infA gene encoding translation initiation factor IF-1, which translates into the protein MANKEAGGKEEVIEAKGIVAEPLPNAMFRVELENGHKLLAHVSGKMRMHFIRILPGDRVLVEISPYDLTRGRIIYRYK